One window from the genome of Pandoraea fibrosis encodes:
- the folE2 gene encoding GTP cyclohydrolase FolE2, translated as MNQMNPAFVMPDVQSTVDTRQIPIQRVGVRGVRHPLSVRLADGDAQATVGLFNLDVHLPADQKGTHMSRFVALLEAHRAPMDVAGFRAMLGSMLDKLEAEAGRIEVTFPYFINKTAPVSGVQSLMDYEVTLTGDVRNGQTRVWLKVLVPVTSLCPCSKKISQYGAHNQRSHITIDAEIAGDIAVEDLVRMAEEEASCELWGLLKRPDEKYVTERAYENPKFVEDLVRDVATRLNDESRVVAYVLQAENFESIHNHSAYAVIERDKRVAA; from the coding sequence ATGAATCAGATGAACCCCGCTTTCGTCATGCCGGACGTGCAGAGCACCGTCGATACCCGGCAGATTCCGATTCAACGCGTTGGTGTGCGCGGTGTGCGTCACCCGCTGTCGGTGCGTCTGGCCGATGGCGACGCGCAAGCCACTGTGGGCTTGTTCAATCTCGACGTGCATCTGCCGGCCGATCAGAAGGGCACGCACATGTCGCGTTTCGTGGCGCTGCTCGAAGCGCATCGTGCGCCGATGGACGTCGCAGGTTTTCGCGCGATGCTCGGCAGCATGCTCGATAAGCTCGAAGCCGAGGCTGGCCGAATCGAAGTGACGTTCCCGTACTTCATCAACAAGACAGCGCCGGTCTCGGGCGTGCAGAGCCTGATGGACTACGAGGTGACGCTCACCGGCGATGTGCGCAACGGGCAGACGCGTGTATGGCTCAAGGTGCTCGTGCCGGTCACCAGCCTGTGCCCTTGCTCGAAGAAGATCTCCCAATACGGTGCGCATAACCAGCGGTCGCATATCACCATCGACGCTGAAATTGCGGGCGATATCGCCGTTGAGGATCTGGTGCGCATGGCTGAAGAGGAAGCGTCCTGTGAATTGTGGGGGCTGCTCAAGCGTCCGGACGAGAAGTACGTGACGGAGCGTGCCTACGAGAATCCGAAGTTCGTCGAGGATCTGGTGCGTGATGTGGCAACACGCCTGAACGATGAGTCCCGTGTTGTGGCGTATGTGCTCCAGGCGGAGAACTTCGAGTCGATCCACAATCACAGCGCTTACGCCGTGATCGAACGCGACAAGCGCGTGGCGGCTTGA
- the tsaD gene encoding tRNA (adenosine(37)-N6)-threonylcarbamoyltransferase complex transferase subunit TsaD, translated as MLVLGIESSCDETGLALYDTEAGLLSHALHSQIAMHREYGGVVPELASRDHIRRALPLAEEVLAQAGKTLGAVDAIAYTQGPGLAGALLVGASVANALAFALDRPVVGVHHLEGHLLSPLLAPDAPDFPFIALLVSGGHTQLMEVRAFGQYAMLGETLDDAAGEAFDKTAKLLGLGYPGGPAVSRLAEFGTPGRYDLPRPMKHSGNLDFSFSGLKTAVLTQVRNLAGNVCEQEKADLARGFVDAIVDVLVAKSMAALKQTGMKTLVVAGGVGANAQLRAGLNEAARRRGYRVHYPDLAFCTDNGAMIAFAGAMRLKHWPDEADSEYAYTVRPRWDLADIVRNV; from the coding sequence ATGCTGGTTCTAGGCATTGAAAGCTCCTGCGACGAAACTGGTCTCGCCCTCTACGACACCGAGGCCGGCCTGCTCTCGCACGCACTGCATTCGCAGATTGCCATGCACCGCGAATACGGTGGCGTGGTGCCCGAACTGGCCTCTCGCGACCATATTCGTCGCGCGCTGCCCCTCGCCGAGGAAGTGCTCGCCCAGGCGGGCAAGACGCTCGGCGCCGTCGACGCCATCGCCTACACGCAAGGCCCCGGACTCGCCGGCGCGCTGCTGGTCGGCGCCAGTGTCGCCAACGCCCTCGCCTTCGCGCTCGATCGCCCGGTGGTCGGCGTGCATCATCTGGAAGGCCACCTGCTTTCCCCCCTGCTGGCTCCCGACGCCCCCGACTTCCCATTCATCGCACTGCTGGTCTCCGGCGGGCACACGCAGTTGATGGAAGTGCGCGCCTTCGGCCAATACGCCATGCTGGGCGAAACGCTGGACGACGCCGCAGGCGAAGCCTTCGACAAGACGGCCAAACTGTTGGGACTTGGCTATCCCGGCGGCCCGGCAGTTTCACGCCTGGCCGAGTTCGGTACACCAGGCCGCTACGACCTGCCGCGCCCGATGAAGCACTCCGGCAATCTCGATTTCAGCTTTAGCGGCTTGAAAACGGCTGTGCTCACGCAAGTTCGCAACCTCGCAGGCAATGTCTGCGAGCAGGAAAAGGCCGATCTCGCACGAGGATTTGTCGACGCGATCGTCGACGTACTTGTCGCCAAGTCGATGGCCGCTCTCAAGCAGACCGGCATGAAGACGCTGGTCGTCGCCGGCGGTGTCGGGGCCAATGCGCAATTGCGCGCCGGACTCAACGAAGCCGCGCGTCGGCGCGGCTATCGCGTGCATTACCCCGACCTGGCGTTCTGCACGGACAACGGTGCCATGATTGCCTTCGCTGGCGCCATGCGCCTCAAGCATTGGCCGGACGAGGCCGACAGCGAATACGCTTACACCGTTCGCCCGCGCTGGGATCTCGCCGATATCGTGCGAAACGTCTAA
- a CDS encoding BaiN/RdsA family NAD(P)/FAD-dependent oxidoreductase — MEKFDVAIVGAGAAGLMCAAVAGQLGLRVVLIDHATRLAEKIRISGGGRCNFTNINAGPANYLSENPRFCRSALARYTPRDFLDLLGRHRIAWHEKHRGQLFCDESAEDVIEMLRKECAAGHVHWRMPCAVHTVAYTEAGGAHRYHLTTDAGHIAAKRLVIATGGLSIPKIGATDWGYRMARQFGLEIVEPRPALVPLMFDASTWAPFAGLSGLSLEVEVGTGKGKDAGSFVEDLLFTHRGLSGPAILQISSFWTPGQPITLNLAPTSDIEAALFEAKAASKRQLANLLAQWVPARLADAWVANSGLSPQARVQELPDKALRSLAQAFSGWTLKPCGSEGWRKAEVTRGGVDTRGLSSATMEARSQPGLHFVGEVVDVTGWLGGYNFQWAWASAVACARAMSESVKAGRAGEDALS; from the coding sequence ATGGAAAAGTTCGATGTAGCGATTGTGGGTGCTGGCGCGGCCGGCCTGATGTGCGCGGCGGTGGCCGGGCAGTTGGGGCTGCGCGTGGTGCTCATCGATCATGCGACGCGCCTGGCGGAGAAGATTCGGATCTCGGGCGGCGGACGCTGCAATTTCACCAATATCAACGCCGGGCCAGCCAATTACTTGTCCGAGAATCCGCGTTTCTGCCGCTCGGCGCTGGCCCGCTATACGCCGCGCGACTTTCTGGATTTGCTGGGACGTCACCGTATCGCCTGGCACGAGAAGCATCGTGGGCAGCTGTTTTGCGACGAAAGTGCGGAAGACGTCATCGAAATGCTCCGCAAGGAGTGCGCGGCAGGTCATGTGCACTGGCGAATGCCCTGCGCAGTCCATACGGTTGCGTACACAGAGGCCGGCGGGGCACATCGCTATCATTTGACGACCGATGCAGGGCATATCGCGGCTAAAAGGCTTGTGATTGCGACCGGCGGCCTGTCGATTCCGAAAATCGGCGCGACGGATTGGGGGTACCGCATGGCCCGTCAATTCGGGCTGGAGATCGTCGAGCCGCGTCCTGCGCTGGTGCCGCTCATGTTCGACGCGTCGACATGGGCACCCTTTGCGGGTCTGTCGGGTCTGTCGCTGGAGGTCGAAGTCGGCACAGGTAAGGGGAAGGACGCCGGGAGTTTTGTCGAGGATCTGCTGTTCACGCACCGCGGGTTGTCGGGGCCGGCCATCCTTCAGATCTCCAGCTTCTGGACGCCGGGACAGCCAATTACCCTGAATCTGGCGCCAACGTCGGACATCGAGGCGGCATTATTCGAGGCGAAGGCTGCGTCGAAACGTCAATTGGCCAACTTGCTGGCGCAATGGGTGCCGGCGCGACTGGCTGACGCGTGGGTCGCCAATAGCGGACTTTCGCCGCAGGCGCGCGTACAGGAGCTGCCGGACAAGGCGTTGCGCTCGCTGGCTCAGGCTTTTTCGGGCTGGACGCTCAAGCCATGCGGGTCCGAAGGCTGGCGCAAGGCCGAAGTCACGCGAGGCGGGGTTGATACGCGGGGGCTATCGTCCGCAACGATGGAAGCCCGCAGTCAGCCGGGGCTGCATTTCGTCGGCGAAGTCGTGGACGTGACGGGGTGGCTCGGCGGCTACAACTTCCAGTGGGCCTGGGCGTCGGCAGTGGCTTGTGCCCGGGCGATGTCCGAAAGCGTCAAGGCCGGACGCGCGGGAGAGGACGCGCTGTCATAG
- a CDS encoding GatB/YqeY domain-containing protein has protein sequence MSLKERINEDMKTAMRAKAADKLGTIRLLLAAIKQKEVDERISLDDDAAVVAIVDKLIKQRKDSISQFQAAGRTDLADKEAAELEVLQVYMPQQLSADEVAQAVKAAVAQTGAAGPQDMGKVMGVLKGLLAGRADMTAVSAQVKAALAA, from the coding sequence ATGAGTCTGAAAGAACGCATCAACGAAGACATGAAGACGGCCATGCGCGCCAAGGCCGCCGACAAACTGGGGACCATCCGGCTGCTGCTCGCGGCAATCAAACAAAAGGAAGTCGACGAGCGTATCTCTCTTGACGATGACGCGGCGGTTGTCGCCATCGTCGACAAGCTGATCAAACAACGCAAGGATTCCATCAGCCAGTTCCAGGCTGCCGGCCGTACCGATCTGGCCGACAAGGAGGCTGCCGAACTCGAAGTGCTCCAGGTCTACATGCCGCAGCAGCTTTCGGCGGACGAAGTCGCGCAGGCGGTCAAGGCCGCCGTGGCGCAAACCGGCGCTGCCGGTCCGCAGGACATGGGCAAGGTCATGGGTGTGCTCAAGGGCCTGTTGGCCGGTCGTGCCGACATGACGGCCGTGTCCGCGCAAGTGAAGGCGGCGTTGGCTGCGTAA
- the dnaG gene encoding DNA primase, which translates to MIPQSFLQDLLNRVDIVEVVGRYVQLKKGGANFMGLCPFHNEKSPSFTVSPTKQFYHCFGCGAHGSAISFLMEHAGLGFVEAVEELARNVGLDVPREAPLPGAPAPAAQRAQTLGLVDVMTRACDYYRKQLRGAPVAIEYLKRRGLTGEIAAHFGLGYAPDGWQNLEAAFQDYRDDQLLDAGLVIESEKGEAGGAKRRYDRFRDRIMFPIRNTKGQVIAFGGRVLDKGEPKYLNSPETPLFSKGSELYGLFEARIGIRDAGYVLVVEGYMDVVALAQLGFPQAVATLGTACTPMHVQKLLRQTETVVFSFDGDAAGRRAARRALEACLPHADDNRSFKFLFLPSEHDPDSYVREHGADAFADEVSRAMPLSQFLIGEVTAGKEMHQPEGRARALFEAKPLLQQMPANALRGQILHALAERVGSSIEEVAELCELQIGAARRQNTWDKAPAKREKRRVVGTEHRALQNLLMFPVLGNELTEEETKILLDGRQHAEIFSEVLAHCREMGAQAEFRFMSDRLRTSPNWASFDDIIREILAFEENARDLLLFDPADEAQAERREEQIALRLTELRSAIRRLQYDGLCEALETIFKRPSLTSDELRHAQALSRQRDELKRLLAPVGTGGARS; encoded by the coding sequence GTGATTCCCCAGTCGTTCCTGCAGGACCTGCTCAACCGCGTCGATATCGTCGAGGTGGTGGGTCGCTACGTTCAGTTGAAGAAGGGGGGCGCGAACTTCATGGGGCTGTGCCCCTTTCATAACGAGAAGTCGCCCTCATTTACGGTAAGTCCCACCAAGCAGTTCTATCACTGCTTCGGGTGTGGCGCGCACGGCAGCGCGATCAGCTTCCTGATGGAGCATGCCGGACTCGGATTTGTCGAAGCTGTCGAGGAGTTGGCCCGCAACGTCGGGCTGGATGTGCCGCGTGAGGCGCCGCTGCCCGGCGCGCCGGCACCTGCTGCGCAACGTGCGCAAACCCTCGGTCTGGTCGACGTGATGACGCGGGCCTGCGACTATTACCGCAAGCAGTTGCGGGGTGCGCCGGTCGCCATCGAATATTTGAAGCGACGTGGCTTGACGGGCGAAATCGCCGCGCATTTTGGCCTGGGCTACGCCCCGGATGGCTGGCAGAACCTTGAGGCCGCATTTCAGGATTACCGCGACGACCAGTTGCTCGATGCCGGCCTTGTCATCGAGAGCGAGAAGGGCGAAGCGGGCGGCGCAAAGCGACGTTATGACCGTTTTCGCGACCGGATCATGTTCCCGATCCGAAACACGAAAGGGCAAGTGATCGCTTTCGGCGGACGGGTGCTGGACAAAGGCGAGCCGAAATATCTGAACTCGCCGGAAACACCGCTTTTCAGCAAGGGCAGTGAGCTGTACGGATTGTTCGAGGCACGCATCGGTATTCGCGATGCGGGCTATGTGCTGGTGGTGGAAGGCTATATGGACGTGGTCGCGCTGGCGCAGCTTGGCTTCCCGCAGGCGGTGGCCACATTGGGGACGGCATGTACGCCGATGCACGTTCAGAAGCTGTTGCGCCAGACCGAGACGGTGGTGTTCAGCTTCGACGGTGATGCCGCAGGCCGCCGCGCGGCACGCCGCGCGCTGGAAGCCTGTTTGCCGCATGCAGACGACAACCGGAGCTTCAAGTTCCTGTTCTTGCCGAGCGAGCACGATCCAGACAGCTACGTGCGTGAGCACGGCGCGGACGCGTTTGCCGACGAAGTGTCGCGCGCCATGCCGCTGTCGCAGTTCCTGATCGGCGAGGTGACGGCCGGCAAAGAGATGCATCAGCCCGAGGGCCGGGCGCGCGCGTTGTTCGAGGCGAAGCCGCTGTTGCAACAAATGCCGGCAAACGCGTTGCGGGGACAGATCCTGCATGCGCTGGCCGAGCGGGTGGGCAGTTCGATCGAAGAAGTCGCTGAGTTGTGCGAGTTGCAGATCGGCGCCGCGCGCCGTCAGAACACGTGGGACAAGGCGCCGGCCAAGCGCGAGAAGCGTCGCGTGGTGGGCACCGAGCATCGGGCATTGCAGAATCTGCTGATGTTTCCGGTGCTTGGGAATGAATTGACGGAAGAAGAGACCAAGATTTTGCTGGATGGGCGTCAACATGCCGAGATCTTCTCGGAAGTGCTGGCGCATTGCCGCGAGATGGGGGCGCAGGCCGAGTTTCGTTTCATGTCAGACCGGCTGCGGACGTCACCCAATTGGGCAAGCTTCGACGACATCATCCGCGAAATCCTGGCCTTCGAAGAGAATGCCCGTGACCTGTTGTTGTTCGACCCTGCCGATGAGGCGCAGGCCGAGCGTCGCGAGGAGCAGATTGCACTGCGGCTCACCGAGCTGCGAAGCGCGATTCGGCGCTTGCAGTACGACGGGCTGTGCGAGGCATTGGAGACGATTTTCAAGCGGCCGTCATTGACGTCCGATGAATTGCGCCACGCTCAGGCGCTGTCGCGGCAACGCGACGAATTGAAGCGGCTGCTGGCTCCGGTCGGCACAGGAGGCGCGCGAAGTTGA
- the rpoD gene encoding RNA polymerase sigma factor RpoD, translating to MNEDQTKVEKQKARDRRAKEKALLKDAFSSHQPGTAEELEERRGKLRTLIKLGKERGFLTFAEINDHLPDDVVEGDALEGVIATFNDMGVAVYEQAPDAETLLLNDNAPNAATDDEVEEQAEAALSTVDSEFGRTTDPVRMYMREMGTVELLTREGEIEIAKRIEEGLKHMVQAISACPTTIAEILAMAEKVEREEMRIDEVVDGLIDPNADAVAAAASEDEDFDADADADAEEEEEESDEEDDSNSGGGASAAQVEQLKRDALAKFSVIAEWFGKMRRAFEKEGYQSKPYVKAGEAIQMELMTIRFTARTVERLCDTLRSQVDEVRNIERAILNIVVDKCGMPRADFVQRFPGNETNVDWIYTVVADNKAYSSVVERNVPAVRELQQKLIDLQARVVLPLTELKDVNRKMAEGERRARKAKREMTEANLRLVISIAKKYTNRGLQFLDLIQEGNIGLMKAVDKFEYRRGYKFSTYATWWIRQAITRSIADQARTIRIPVHMIETINKMNRISRQILQETGVEPDPATLAEKMEMPEDKIRKIMKIAKEPISMETPIGDDDDSHLGDFIEDTGTVAPADAALHGSMRDVVKDVLDSLTPREAKVLRMRFGIEMSTDHTLEEVGKQFDVTRERIRQIEAKALRKLRHPSRSDKLKSFLEGN from the coding sequence GTGAACGAAGATCAGACCAAAGTGGAAAAGCAGAAGGCGCGTGATCGCCGGGCAAAAGAGAAAGCACTGCTCAAGGACGCATTTTCCTCGCACCAGCCCGGTACGGCCGAGGAACTTGAGGAACGTCGCGGCAAACTGAGGACACTGATCAAGCTGGGCAAGGAACGTGGCTTCCTGACCTTTGCAGAGATCAACGACCACCTGCCCGACGACGTGGTGGAGGGCGACGCGCTGGAAGGCGTGATCGCAACGTTTAACGACATGGGCGTGGCCGTCTACGAGCAGGCGCCGGATGCTGAAACGCTGTTGCTCAACGACAATGCGCCGAACGCTGCAACGGACGACGAAGTCGAGGAGCAAGCGGAAGCGGCCCTGTCGACGGTCGATTCCGAGTTCGGTCGCACGACCGACCCGGTGCGTATGTACATGCGCGAAATGGGGACCGTCGAGCTGCTCACGCGCGAAGGTGAAATCGAGATCGCCAAGCGGATCGAGGAAGGCCTGAAGCACATGGTGCAGGCGATTTCTGCGTGCCCGACGACGATCGCCGAGATCCTGGCCATGGCCGAGAAGGTCGAGCGCGAAGAAATGCGCATCGACGAAGTGGTTGACGGCCTGATCGATCCGAATGCGGATGCCGTTGCGGCAGCCGCCTCCGAAGACGAAGATTTCGACGCGGATGCGGACGCAGACGCGGAAGAAGAGGAAGAAGAGTCGGACGAGGAAGACGACAGCAACAGCGGTGGCGGTGCTTCGGCTGCGCAGGTCGAGCAGCTCAAGCGCGACGCGCTCGCCAAGTTCTCCGTGATCGCCGAGTGGTTCGGCAAGATGCGCCGTGCGTTCGAGAAGGAAGGTTATCAGTCGAAGCCGTATGTGAAGGCTGGCGAAGCCATCCAGATGGAACTGATGACGATTCGCTTCACAGCACGCACGGTCGAGCGTCTGTGCGACACGCTGCGTTCGCAGGTGGACGAAGTGCGTAACATCGAGCGTGCGATCCTGAACATCGTGGTCGACAAGTGCGGCATGCCGCGCGCGGATTTCGTGCAGCGTTTCCCGGGCAACGAAACCAATGTCGACTGGATCTACACCGTGGTGGCCGATAACAAGGCCTACAGCTCGGTGGTGGAACGTAACGTGCCGGCCGTGCGAGAACTTCAGCAGAAGTTGATCGACTTGCAGGCACGCGTGGTGTTGCCGCTCACGGAACTCAAGGACGTCAATCGCAAGATGGCGGAAGGTGAGCGTCGTGCCCGCAAGGCCAAGCGTGAGATGACCGAAGCGAACTTGCGTCTGGTGATCTCGATCGCGAAGAAGTACACGAACCGTGGTCTGCAGTTCCTGGATCTGATTCAGGAAGGCAACATCGGCCTGATGAAGGCGGTGGACAAGTTCGAATATCGTCGCGGTTACAAGTTCTCGACGTATGCCACGTGGTGGATTCGTCAGGCGATTACGCGTTCGATTGCGGATCAGGCACGTACCATCCGTATTCCGGTGCACATGATCGAAACGATCAACAAGATGAACCGGATTTCGCGTCAGATTCTGCAGGAGACCGGTGTTGAGCCGGATCCGGCAACGCTGGCCGAGAAGATGGAAATGCCGGAAGACAAGATCCGCAAGATCATGAAGATCGCGAAGGAACCTATCTCCATGGAAACGCCGATCGGTGACGACGACGATTCGCATTTGGGCGATTTCATCGAAGATACTGGCACGGTAGCGCCTGCTGACGCCGCATTGCATGGTAGTATGCGCGACGTCGTGAAGGACGTGCTTGATTCGCTGACGCCGCGCGAGGCCAAGGTGCTGCGCATGCGGTTCGGTATCGAGATGAGCACGGACCATACGCTTGAGGAAGTGGGCAAACAGTTTGACGTGACGCGCGAGCGTATTCGTCAGATCGAAGCCAAGGCGCTGCGCAAGCTGCGTCACCCGAGCCGTTCCGACAAGCTCAAGTCGTTCCTCGAAGGCAATTGA
- a CDS encoding agmatine deiminase family protein: protein MQTRRVFLKRGIAASGATLFAGTAGGSLAGSAKVGPKGNSDGNEIEWIMPDEGERHAATWMAFGAPEALWGRRLQRAARESLTRIAKSIGSFEPVNMLVGEKDYDDAQRMCGSTVNLIVQPIDDLWIRDTGPVFVRSRNGEKAGVDFNFNGWGAKQAHRDDAMVARFVVRNVGERLLNTPLVLEGGAIEVDGEGTAIITESCVLNRNRNPGVSKSACETELKRLLGVRKIIWLPGIAGKDITDGHTDFYARFVRPGVVVAHLENDTASYDHAVTVRHLEILRQATDATGRKLQVVVLPGPNHVRSAYASETFAAGYINFYVCNGAIIAPQFGDTQTDRSTRDKLRDLFPKHEIVQLNIDGIANGGGGIHCTTQQQPV, encoded by the coding sequence ATGCAAACGAGACGTGTTTTTTTGAAACGAGGCATCGCAGCGTCGGGCGCGACGCTCTTCGCCGGGACGGCGGGCGGCAGTCTGGCCGGGTCGGCGAAGGTGGGCCCCAAGGGCAATTCGGACGGTAATGAGATCGAATGGATCATGCCTGATGAGGGCGAACGTCATGCCGCCACATGGATGGCATTCGGGGCCCCCGAAGCCCTCTGGGGTCGTCGTCTGCAACGGGCGGCGCGCGAAAGCTTGACCCGTATTGCGAAAAGCATCGGCAGCTTCGAGCCGGTCAATATGCTGGTAGGCGAGAAGGACTACGACGACGCCCAGCGCATGTGCGGCAGCACCGTCAACCTGATCGTGCAGCCCATCGACGATCTGTGGATACGGGATACGGGGCCCGTCTTCGTTCGCTCGCGCAATGGCGAAAAGGCGGGTGTCGACTTCAACTTCAACGGCTGGGGAGCAAAGCAGGCACACAGGGACGACGCCATGGTGGCCAGGTTCGTTGTCCGAAACGTCGGCGAGCGTTTGCTCAACACGCCGCTCGTGCTCGAGGGCGGTGCCATCGAAGTCGACGGCGAAGGCACGGCCATCATCACGGAGAGCTGCGTACTTAACCGGAATCGCAATCCGGGTGTCAGCAAGTCGGCGTGCGAGACGGAATTGAAACGTCTTCTCGGCGTGCGCAAGATCATCTGGCTACCGGGCATTGCCGGCAAGGACATCACCGACGGTCACACCGATTTCTACGCGCGGTTCGTGCGGCCCGGGGTCGTCGTCGCTCACCTCGAGAACGATACCGCCTCCTATGACCACGCGGTGACGGTTCGCCATCTTGAGATTTTGCGGCAGGCGACGGATGCTACCGGCCGCAAGCTACAAGTGGTCGTATTACCTGGGCCGAACCATGTGCGCAGCGCCTACGCGTCGGAGACGTTTGCCGCCGGGTACATCAACTTCTACGTGTGCAACGGTGCGATCATCGCGCCGCAATTCGGCGACACGCAGACCGACAGGAGTACGCGAGACAAGCTACGCGATCTGTTTCCCAAACACGAAATCGTGCAGCTCAACATCGATGGGATTGCCAATGGTGGCGGCGGCATTCACTGCACGACGCAGCAGCAACCGGTTTGA
- a CDS encoding LysR family transcriptional regulator, which produces MAHQRIPSLKLLMGFEAAARHGNFSRAADELHVTQSAISHQVQQLEEEVGQPLFRRVGRGVELTVAGEVLRRSVQRSVGTLRSGLDRIATYLDPGLVVIAAPAELLHGWLSPRIDQLLVRHPALCPMLSTDESARFIDETDIDIAIADRPLQQAGLMEVPFLKDEWVVVANDGLAARLADLPAARHPEHASLICLEESFTRDDTAALFRHQLAPFRKHVIYDDERLLLDAALRGRGIACVSRLVADESLTQGRLRVLADYPRIEGTTWWVSRVAGEPRSPVVTDVFEWLIASAQ; this is translated from the coding sequence ATGGCTCACCAGCGAATTCCGTCGCTCAAGTTGCTCATGGGGTTTGAGGCGGCTGCTCGCCATGGCAACTTCTCGCGCGCGGCGGACGAGTTGCATGTCACCCAATCGGCGATCAGTCATCAGGTGCAGCAATTGGAGGAAGAGGTCGGGCAGCCACTGTTCCGCCGGGTGGGGCGTGGCGTGGAGTTGACCGTGGCGGGCGAGGTGCTCCGGCGAAGCGTCCAGCGCTCGGTGGGGACGCTGCGCAGCGGCCTCGATCGCATCGCCACTTATCTGGACCCGGGGCTCGTCGTGATCGCCGCTCCCGCCGAGTTATTGCACGGCTGGCTGAGTCCACGCATCGATCAGCTACTGGTGCGGCATCCGGCGCTTTGCCCGATGTTATCGACTGACGAATCGGCGCGATTCATCGACGAGACCGACATCGACATCGCGATTGCCGATCGGCCGCTGCAACAAGCCGGTCTGATGGAAGTGCCGTTTCTGAAAGATGAGTGGGTGGTGGTCGCCAACGATGGGCTGGCTGCACGATTGGCGGACCTCCCGGCAGCCAGGCATCCCGAGCATGCGTCGCTGATTTGCCTCGAAGAGAGTTTCACGCGGGACGATACGGCTGCGCTCTTTCGCCATCAACTCGCACCGTTTCGCAAACACGTCATTTATGACGACGAACGTCTCCTGCTCGATGCGGCCTTGCGCGGTCGTGGCATCGCGTGCGTCTCACGTCTGGTGGCCGACGAAAGCCTGACGCAGGGACGGCTGCGCGTCCTTGCCGACTATCCGCGCATCGAGGGCACCACGTGGTGGGTGTCCCGGGTCGCCGGCGAGCCCCGCTCGCCGGTGGTGACCGATGTGTTCGAGTGGTTGATCGCGAGCGCGCAGTAA
- a CDS encoding MFS transporter: MEPTTVGHPAAGATRYRFAVFALIVVIALVNYIDRGAISYSAAQITSEYGFDRAGWGAVLGYFGYGYMFGALFGGALADRVGAKKVWVIAGVAWSAFAIAMIWAGDLGIAVLGGSALTGFATIRVLFGFAEGPAYSIINKTMAAWASPSERGFAVSIGLLSTPLGALLTAPVAVGLLLLTDSWRTMYIVLGIAGFVLIALFARVYTNRPEDNPRVNAAEVALIQAGRPAQNPSAAAAASDMPWWSFFKSKTLVFNSIGYFAFIYVNFMLLTWTPKYLADEFHFTLSSLWYIGMIPWTGACITVLLGGRISDWLYRKTGKLVIARSWFAAAALTCTTLCFLMVSQATSVWAVIALMTLGNALNALPNSVYWAVVIDTAPTRVGTFSGLMHFIANIAAVLAPTLAGILSAKYGYSSMFVATAVATAVGVFAMLQVRPGVGPDTGRRDTKPVSA, encoded by the coding sequence ATGGAACCAACCACTGTGGGCCATCCGGCCGCCGGGGCGACCCGCTACCGGTTCGCGGTATTCGCGCTGATCGTGGTGATCGCCCTCGTGAACTACATCGACCGTGGCGCGATTTCGTACTCGGCCGCGCAAATCACGTCGGAATACGGTTTCGATCGGGCCGGCTGGGGCGCGGTCCTTGGCTACTTCGGTTACGGCTATATGTTCGGCGCGCTGTTCGGCGGGGCACTGGCCGACCGCGTGGGCGCCAAGAAGGTGTGGGTCATTGCCGGTGTGGCGTGGTCGGCATTCGCCATCGCCATGATTTGGGCAGGTGATCTCGGGATCGCCGTGCTCGGCGGCTCGGCCCTGACCGGTTTCGCCACGATCCGCGTACTGTTCGGCTTTGCCGAAGGCCCCGCCTACTCCATCATCAACAAGACGATGGCGGCATGGGCATCGCCGTCGGAGCGCGGCTTCGCGGTGTCCATCGGGCTGCTGAGCACGCCGCTCGGCGCCCTGCTCACCGCACCGGTCGCCGTCGGTTTGCTGTTGCTTACCGATAGCTGGCGCACGATGTATATCGTGCTCGGTATCGCGGGCTTCGTGCTGATCGCACTGTTTGCGCGTGTCTATACGAACCGTCCGGAAGACAATCCGCGTGTGAACGCCGCCGAAGTGGCGCTGATTCAGGCGGGACGTCCGGCGCAAAACCCGTCTGCCGCCGCTGCCGCGAGCGATATGCCGTGGTGGAGCTTCTTCAAGAGCAAGACACTGGTGTTCAACTCGATCGGCTACTTTGCGTTCATCTACGTGAACTTCATGCTGCTGACGTGGACGCCGAAATATCTCGCCGACGAGTTTCATTTCACGCTGTCGTCGCTCTGGTACATCGGCATGATTCCCTGGACGGGCGCGTGCATTACGGTGCTGCTCGGCGGACGCATTTCCGACTGGCTGTATCGCAAGACGGGCAAGTTGGTCATCGCACGTAGCTGGTTCGCTGCGGCCGCGCTGACCTGCACGACGTTGTGCTTCCTGATGGTCTCGCAGGCGACCAGCGTGTGGGCCGTGATTGCATTGATGACGCTCGGTAATGCGCTGAACGCGCTGCCGAACTCGGTGTACTGGGCTGTGGTGATCGACACGGCGCCCACGCGCGTGGGTACGTTCAGTGGTTTGATGCACTTCATCGCGAATATCGCAGCCGTGCTCGCGCCGACGCTCGCCGGCATTCTGTCGGCCAAGTACGGCTACTCGTCGATGTTCGTGGCGACCGCCGTGGCCACCGCCGTCGGCGTGTTTGCGATGCTTCAGGTACGCCCAGGCGTTGGGCCGGATACCGGCCGCCGAGATACGAAGCCGGTGTCGGCTTGA